The following is a genomic window from Hydrogenobaculum sp. Y04AAS1.
TAAAAACTGGTATACCTTCTACCTCTATACCTTCTTTGCCTGGGGTTACTCCAGCTACTACTTGTGTGCCATAGTTTTTACATTGTATAGCATGGAAAGAACCTTCTTTACCAGTTATACCTTGAACTACCACTTTTGTATTTTTATTCACCAATATAGACATACAAAACCTCCTTTATTGTGCAAGTTTTATAGCTTTCTGAGCGCCGTCCCACATATCTACAGCACTCTCAAAGTTTAAGCCAGATTCTTTTAAGAGTTTTCTTCCTTCTTCTACGTTTGTGCCCTCTAACCTTACCACTACAGGGATTTTTATATTGACGATCTTTGCCGCTTCTATAAGTCCATTGGCCAATCTATCACATCTTAGTATCCCGCCAAATATATTTATAAAAACTGCTTTTACATTTTCATCGGATGTGAGTATCCTAAAAGCGTTGGCTATTTGCTCCACAGAAGCACCACCTCCTACATCAAGGAAGTTTGCAGGTGCCCCACCAGCCAATTTAATAATATCCATAGTAGTCATGGCAAGCCCAGCTCCATTTACCATACATCCTATATTACCCTCAAGCTTTATATAATTTAAACCGTATTTTTTGGCTTCCACTTCAAGCGGGTCTATTTGAGTGATATCTTCAAGCTCTTCTATATCTTTGTGTCTAAAAGCTGCATTATCATCTATTTCTACCTTTGCATCCAAAAGCACTATATCTCCGTCTTTTGTAAGTACAAGAGGATTTATCTCTAACAAAGAAGCATCCAAATCCATATAAGCTTGATATAGCTTTGAAACTATTTTACCAAACAAAGATGGATTTAAACCAAGTGCAAAAGAGAGTTTTCTAGTCTGATAAGGCATTATACCAAGAACTGGGTCCACATACTCTTTTATTATTGCATCTGGTTTTTCTTTAGATAACTCCTCTATCTCCATACCACCTTCTTTAGAAGCCATTATAAGTATCTTTGAATTCGACCTATCTAATGTAATGCTAAGATAAAACTCTTTTTCTATAGGGGTTGCTTTTTCTATTAAAAGCCTTGAAACCACTTTTCCATTTGGACATTGAACCGTTTTTAAGATTTTACCAAGTATAGCTTCTGAAAACGCTTCCAGTTCTTCATCGGATTTTACTATCTTTACTCCACCAGCTTTTCCTCTGGCGCCACAATGAATCTGGGCTTTTACCACCAATGGATAACCTCCCAAAGCCTGAGCTGCTTCTTTTGCTTCTTTAACGTTAAAAGCAGCATACCCTTCTGGCACTGGTAAGCCATATTTCTTGAGCAATTCCTTAGATTGATGCTCATGTAATTTCATAGAAAACCTCCAGCTAAGATTAAACTAATATTATATCAGAGGTTATATTTTGATTTTAACAAAGTTTTGATTTAATTTGATTAAAGAAGTTTTTATATACTTTAAATATCGATTTTGAATAAATTATTTATTCTTTATATAAAGTTGAAAGATCCGTATGCCCCCGCTAAAAGCAAGGGCATAGGATTTTATATCACTTAAGATAAAACGCGAACGTTTTTTGCCCTTGGACCTTTTGAATCTTGGTCTACCTCAAATTCAACTCTTTGCCCCTGAACCAAAGTTTTGAAACCTTGTCTATTTGGGTCGATTGCTGAGAAATGAACGAAAACGTCGCCTTGGTTATCATCCCTTGTGAGGAATCCATAACCTTTTTCTTTGCTGAACCACTTAACTGTGCCTGTGATGCCCATGGAACTAAAACCTCCTAAAGTTTGAGACTCTGGGATACTTGAATTGTTATATTCAAATATACCTTAATCTCTTGCTTTTAATAATAACATATTTTTATATTTTGTCAATATGATTTTTATCTTCTTGGCTTTGCATTCTTAAAGCTTTTAGAACATTATCTTTTACCTCTACAACGCCGTGAAACATTCCATCTTCCGATAAAAGTTTATATACGCCGTCTTTTGCTTCATATTTTATTACTTTACCATGCTTTAAACGCCTAACGATATCATCTTTTAATAGTAAAGACGGTATAAAATAAAGACCATCTTCAATAGAATAAATCTTACCTACGCTTTCATTGCCAAATTTACCTACGGCGGTACGCTTTATAATAAGCGTAGTAGCACCCACTTTTAGAGTATCTCCTATATCGTTTATCAACGTCCTTATGTAAGTCCCCGTTGAAACAACAGCTTTTGTATAAAACTCAGGTATGTTGCATTCTAAAAGCTCAATACTGTAAACATTCACCGTTATAGGTTTTAGCTCTATGCTTTGGACTTGGTTTTTTCTTGCTAATTTGTAAGCTTTTTTACCGTTTATCTTTTTAGCGGAGTAGATGGGGGGTATTTGGGTTATTTTGCCTTTGAATTTTTCAATGGTGCTTTTTAGCTCTTCACAGGTTATATTTACATCTTCTATTTTCTGAATAACATTTCCTGAGATATCCTGGGTGTCTGTTTTTATACCAAGCATACCTTTTGTCTCGTAAATTTTTGGGAGCACATTGAAGTATTGCGTATACTTGGTGGCTTGCCCAAGAGCTATTATCATTATACCTTCTGCTTCTAAATCAAGCGTACCAGTATGTCCTGCTTTTGTATTTAGGCTTTTAGATATATCAAGCACAAATTTTGAAGATGATATACCAACCGGCTTATAGCCTATATAAAAACCATCCATCTAACTTAAGAAATCTTTTAAATGTCTTTTTAAAGCAAAACTTCTTAGTTTTTTAATAGCTCTTGTTTCTAACTGCCTTACCCTTTCCCTTGAAATACCCAAAGCATCTCCTATCTCTCTCAGCGTTAGAGGTTCATTGCCGTTTAGACCATACCTTAGCTCAAGGACTTTTCTTTCCTTCTCCGGAAGTTTACTGATTATATCGTGCAATTCCTTTTCCAATACATCTTTTATAACACCCTCTTCTATCTCGTCTGTGTCAGATATGCTAAGAAGGTCAACAAAAAGAGTATCTGGATTATCCCCCACAGGCGTATCCAAAGAAAGAGGTGTTTTACATATCTGAAGACATTTTTTTACATCCTCTTCAGTTACGGTATATTTATGCTCTTGGGTCATCGATTGCTCTAGCTCCTCTTCCGTAGGCGCAAAACCGGTTTCTTTTTTAAACTCTCTAATAATATTCTTTTTGTTTATATAATCTGCTATTTCTTTATAAGTAGGTTCTCTTTCAAGCTCTTTTAAAAGCTCATTGTAAGCAAGACCCACTGCACTTATAAGATGAGAGTGCTTTACAGGTATTCTCACAGCTCCGGTTTGTTGAGACAAAGCTTGCATTATAGCTTGTCTTACCCACCATACAGCATAAGATATAAATTTTACGTTTTTATCTGGATCAAACCTCGTAGCCGCTTCTAAAAGACCCAAGTTTCCAGCCGCTATTAACTCAGACAAAGGTATGCCATACCCCATATACTGCTTTGCTACGCTTACCACAAATCTTAGGTTTGCTTCTACTAAAGCTTTTAAGGCTTCCTTATCACCAGCTTTCGCTCTTTTGGCAAATTCTTTTTCTTCTTGAGGCGTTAAAAGCTTTACACTAGAGACTCGCTTCATATATTGATTGATAATCTCTTGTTCACTATCAGAATACATAATAAACCCCTTATGTATGTTTCACCTTGTTTGTATACTTACGTAAAATCTTTGCCCATCCCTTGCCACCAAAAACAACACATATCCAGATTTTACATATTGAGATACAAGCGATTTAAAATCATTTACAGAGTTCACAGGATGGTTGTTTACCATTAGTATCACGTCTCCAGGCTGAAGAGAACTAGCTGCTGGACTGTTTGGGCCTACGCTTACCACATAAACACCACCGCCGTAAGTTTGCATCTGTTGTGGAGTTAGGTTTGCTACAGATATGCCAAGGTCTGTGGTAGTTTGAGTTTCACTAACAGACGTTGGGTTTGTAGGCATTTTCCCTATAGTTACTTTTAAGTCCATGGGCTTTCCATTTCTTATTATGTGAAATGTGAGAGTAGTACCAGGTTTTGTCTCCATCACTTTAAATTGCAGCTGTTGTATAGTGCTTATATTTTCGTTGTCTATACCTACTATAACATCACCCACTTTTATACCAGCTTTATCTGCAGGGCCATTTGGCATAACTTGAACTACCACAGCACCGTTTTGAACTTTTAGAGCTTTTGCTAAGCTTGGCGTAACTTGTTGTATCATCACACCTATCCATCCCCTTGTAACAGAACCATGTTTTATAATTTGAGAAGATACCCATTTTGCTAAATTTATAGGGATGGCAAAGCCAAGACCTTGACCGCCTTCTACCATAGCAGAGTTTATACCTATTACCTGGCCTTGTATATTTACAAGAGGCCCGCCGCTGTTGCCTGGGTTTATAGCAGCATCCGTTTGTATGTAATTTTCATATTGAGTTAAACCTATACTCCTATGTAAAGCAGATATAACCCCCATCGTCACAGTCCTATCTAGGCCATAAGGATTACCTATAGCTAGCACGATTTGGCCCACTTGGAGTGTATCTGAATTACCAAGCGTTGCCACTCTTGAATCTGGATCTTTTATCCCCTTTGCACTAACTTCTAATACTGCCAAATCTGTTTTTGGATCTGCACCTAATACTTTAGCTTGATGCTGTTCATTTTTTCCAAAATTCACCACTACGCTTTTGCTATGAGCTATAACATGGTTGTTTGTAAGTATAAAAAACGTATCGTTTTGCTTGTTGTATTCAAATATAACACCGGACCCAAGAGCCTTTGTTTCTTGTGGTATCGAAGGTGTTGGAAGGTCAAAACCAGGTATTTGTGGAAAAAGCGGTACGTTTACCTCTTGGGTAGAAAATATCGTTACCACAGAAGGAGAGACTCTTTTTACAATCTGCACAAGTTCATCTTGCATCTGTGCCAATACTGGTACATTTAATTTGAGTTGGTACTGGCTAGACGGTTGCTGAGTCGAGGTAGCTTGTTCTACTCTACTTTTCTTCACACAGGAGTTTGTGAAAAACAAAAGGGCAAATACAGATAATATTGCAAAAATTTTTCTCATGTCTTCACACCTCTATTAAAAATGATAACACAACAAAAGAAGGATTTTCTATTTTTAATAATGTATCCTTTATCTGTGATTTACTAATGAAATAATTGCTATATTTTTTCTTTGGTTTGCCAGTCTTATTAATAAACTTAAGTAATTCAAGCTTTGTAAAATCAAGATAGTATACTCTTTTTTCAAATACTTTTATATTTTTTGATTTTAAAAGCTCAAAAACTCTATTCTCATCTGGAAATTCGTATATCCAATTTTCTAAACTCCCCCTTACCGGCAAAGAGCAAGCTACATATTTTTTTGATACCCTAATCATCTCTTTTATAGATAGCTCTGTGTTGCATAAATGCAAAGCAAAATTGCTAATTACCATATCAAAGCTCTCATCTTTAAAAGGTAGTTCTTCAGCGCTTCCTACAAAGAAGTTTTTATGACAAGTTTTTAGGCTTTTATCAATATCAATAGCCATACATCTATTTAGGTGTTTAGTCAAAAATCCAGTCCCAGCTCCTACATCAAGAGCATTTTCGTATTCTAAATGTTTTATAATTTCTAAAAGGTTATCTGCCGCTTGTTTTTGTACAACGGCATATTTTTCGTATAAGGTTTTATTCATTTATAATTTTTAAAATAATATCCGACAACTCTTCATCTGTCATAAAAGAAATTTTTAGGTTTGTATTATCAAAAAATGTTTTTATCTTTTGTTTTATCTCATCAAAGTAAGAAAATTTAAGGTAGCTTTCTAAATCCTTGATGGCACTTGGTGGTGTGGCAAAAAAGTCTCCATTTATAATTATATATTCTAAAAGCCTTTTAGATTTATCTATTTTAAAACTTATTTTAAAAGTCCCTGCTTTGGTACGTATGGTTTTTGTGCTTATAAGCTTATCTGCAATCTCATTTTCAAATATCCATTCTTTTGAGTTTAATTTGTTAGAAATCTCATCTAAAAGTTTAATCTCTTCTTGTGTTAAATCTTCTTGTTCTAAACCAAACTCTTCAAATTCTTTTTCTATGGCTTTTGCAATATCTTCAAAAGATGGAGCATAACCAAGTTCTTGCTTTAAAGATGTAACTCTTTCTTTGGCAGAAGATATATTTTTGTCTTGGAGCTTTTCGTAAGGTATTTTTAACAAAGAGGCCATTTTGTCTGGATCAAAATCTATAAGTATAGTACCTTGATACAAAAAAGCCCCATCTTGTAGAACACCGCCAGTACCAGATATTTTTTTGGAGTTTATCTCGATGTCGTTTCTTGGTCTATATTTGGCGTTTAGACCAAAACTTGACAAAGCCTTTGCCACTTTTTCACACATGTATTGAGAAAGCTCTTCGTAATTTTTTATATTAAAGTCCTTTAAAGAGGCTACTATTTCCCATCCTATTTGAGCTTTGTTAAAATATATAGCACCGCCCCCTGTTCTTCTTCTTCCTATATCTATGTTTAGAGACTCACAAAGCTCTAAATTTACCTCATCATAGGGATTTTGATGATAACCTATGAGTACACATTCTGGATCAAAGCTTAAAAATCTAAGCGTATTTGGTATTTTGTTTTGGGCTTTTAAAGAAAGTAAAACAGAGTCAAGAGCCATATGGTAATACCAAGGTTTATTAAAAGTGTACAAAACCCTCATTTCTTGATAGATTCAAGCTCTCTGGCAGCTGCCATTAAAATCGCCTCCGCCACTACCTGGTTGTTTACTGTGGCAGTACCTTTCATTTTTGATATGGTTTTTTTAAGAGATATGGTTTCAAGTTCCATTATAAGCTGGTCTCCTGGGTATACTGGCCTTTTAAACCTCGCTTCATCTATACCGGCAAACACCACCGCATATTTTCCTATTTCAAGCCCAAGACTTTTTATCATCAATATTCCGCCCACTTGGGCCATAGCCTCAAGCATAAGAACTCCCGGCATCAAAGGATAACCTGGAAAATGCCCTTGGAAAAAAGGTTCGTTCACACTCACGTTTTTAAGTCCAACTATACGTTTTCCAAGCTCCATCTCCAATATCTTATCCACCAATAGAAGCGGATATCTGTGTGGTATTATCTTCATAATTTCTAAGACATCCATATCTTGCCTCCAATTAAATTAGATATTTTATTATATAATATTTTTATGGTTAGAGAAGAAGCTGTAGCTGGACTTTTTTATCCGGGGGATAAGGATATACTTTTACAAGCCATAAACTTGGTATGTGAAAACGAGGTTATCCAAGATGTAGATGCAAAAGGTGTCATAGTACCACATGCTGGTTATATATACTCTGGGCATACGGCTTGTAGTGTTTATAAAAGACTAAAACCAAAGAAAAACATCATAATGATGGGGCCAAACCACACCGGCCAAGGCCCAGTAATATCAATAGACAGCTCGGATGCCTGGAAAACGCCCCTTGGGGAAGTACCTATAAACAAAGAACTACGAGACAAGATAGCCTCTTTTGGTATAGAGATAGAACCCAAAGCCCATATAAAAGAGCATTCTTTAGAAGTACAACTTCCTTTTTTACAGGTGTATTTTAAAGATTTTACTATAGTACCTATGATATTGGGGTTTTTAGATTATGAGACTATAGTAAAATTTGGTAAATTCTTATCGTCTTTTGTAGATGATGATACCCTCATATTAGTTAGCTCTGATATGTCTCACTATATATCCCAAGAAGAGGCCCAGAAAAAAGATAGCTTTCTTTACGATACTATATCAAGGTTAGATTCCAAAGAGCTCTACAGAAGAGCTATCCAATACAACATCACAATGTGCGGGTTTATACCGGCAGCAGTGGCCATAGAAGCCCTAAAGGATAAAGTGAAAAAAGCTTATGCGGTGGAATATACAAATTCTGGTATGGTCACAAAAGATTTTGAAAAAGTAGTGGCATACCTTGGTGTTATCTTTGAATGAAAATAGCCACCATAGGCTTTTCTGGAAGTGGTAAATCCTACATTGCATCCATTTTAGAAGGTCTTGGCTTTTATTGGCTGCGCTCAGACGCCATTAGAAAATCTTTGTTTGGAAGCTTTTACGATGAAGAAACCACCAAAAAAGTCTACGAAGAGCTTATAAAAAGGGCAAAAGAGCACAAAGATGCCATTTTGGATGCAACGTTTCTTAAAAAATGGCAAAGAAAACTCGTTGTAGATAACTTCCCCGATGAGTATTATTTTATTTTAATAAAAGCCGATGAAAACATCATAAAACAAAGGCTTCAAACGAGAAAAGATATATCTGATGCAGATTTTAATATCTATCTTATGCAAAAAGCCTCTTTTGAACCCCCAGACGAGATTCCACCAGATAGACTAATAAGCGTTGAAAACAATGGAAAAGAAGACATAAGCTTACTTTTAAAAAGCTTAATAAATAAAATAAAAGCTTGAATATATTAAATCTTTCAATGCATCCGTTCGTAATATTTATAACTTGTCAATTGTTAACATTTTTGTAAACATATTTACAATCAGTGCAAAATAGCATTTCAGTAATTCCCAGAAATATCAACAATTTTGTAGATGGTATAAAATTTGCTATACCATATTTAGAAAACTTTTTAGGAGGTAGCTTATGAAGAAGGTTGAGGCTATCATCAAGCCTTTTAAGCTTGATGAAGTCAAGGATGCACTGGTGGAGATAGGCATCGGTGGTATGACTATCACCGAGGTGAAGGGCTTTGGCCAGCAAAAAGGCAAAACGGAAATCTACAGGGCCACCGAGTACGTTATTGATTTTCTACCAAAGATCAAGATAGAAACGGTGGTCAAAGATTCCGAAGTGGAAAAGGTGGTACAGACCATCCTAAAATCTGCCCAGACTGGTAAGGTGGGCGATGGAAAGATTTTTATCTACAACGTAGAGGAAACGGTAAGAATAAGGACCGGTGAAAGAGGAGAAAGCGCCATATGAAAACTTTTAAAGGAGGTATAGATATGCTTAAAAAAGTCGGGTTAGGTTTTCTGCTTCTTACAGGAAGCGCTTTTGCCGATACGGCGCCAAAGCTAAACCACGGTGATACAGCGTGGATGCTGGTAGCAAGCTCTTTGGTTATGCTTATGACCATACCAGGCTTGGCGTTTTTCTACGGTGGTATGGCAAAGAAAAAAGATCTTTTAAACACCATAGCCCTTAGTTTTATGGCTTATGCTATAACAAGTGTCATATGGGTACTTTACGCTTACTCTCTTGCCTTCGGTGCAGATGTGCACGGTATCATCGGTAATTTGCAATATCTTTTTATGAACGGAGTGACATCTAACACGATTCATCCATCTACCAATATACCTGAGTTTATATACGCTGGATTTCAATTAGCTTTTGCTGCTATAGCTGTGGCTTTGATAAGTGGTTCTTTGATAGAAAGGCTAAAGTTTAGTGCATGGCTTGTGATAGTGCCTCTTTGTATTTCATTTGTGTATGTTCCTGTGGCTCACTGGGTATGGGGAGGTGGATGGTTAGCTAAGCTTGGAGCTGTTGATTTTGCAGGTGGTATCGTTATCCATATAACTGCTGGTTTTGGTGGTCTTGCCGGTGCTCTTGTGCTTGGTAAACGTAAAAATACACAGCTTGTGCCAAACAACGTAGCTTATACTGTGCTTGGGGCTGGTCTTCTTTGGTTTGGATGGTTTGGTTTTAACGCTGGTTCAGAAGTGGCAGCTGATGGCATAGCTTCAAGTGCATGGCTTGTAACAAACACAGCCGGAGCCATAGCGGCTATATCCTGGATGATAACAGAATGGAAGATCCACGGAAAACCCACAACGCTCGGTATAGCCTCTGGTGCCATAGCAGGTTTGGCTGGTATAACCCCTGCTTCTGGTTATGTAAACATCATGGGTGCTATGGTTATAGGTATATTGGCTGGTGTATTGCCTGTGCTTGCGGTATCTTGGCTAAAACCAAAGCTTGGTTACGATGACGCTCTTGATGTATTTGGAGTGCATGGTGTAGCAAGTTTCTTCGGTGTTATTTTAACTGGTGTGTTTGCAGATCCATCTATAAACCCTTCTGAAAAAGGTATTTTGTACGGAAATTCTCATCTTCTTATAGCCCAAATAATAGCATCTATATCTACTATGATTTACGCTTTTGTGGTAAGCTTTGTTATCTTTAAAATAGTAGATATAACGATGGGTATAAGGATAAGAAAAGAAGAGGAGATAGAAGGCTTAGACTCAGTAGCTCATGGTGAAACAGCTTACAACTAACATTTTAAGGAAGTTTATTATATGAAAAACTTTAAAACTTACAAACAAAATTACAAACGCTTTTTCATGACCTTGGCCATCCTATCCCTCCCCCTCTCCTTCAGGGGGGCTTATGCCTTCCAACTAGATGAAGGGGCTTTTGGTAAGCTAAATATAGATGGTGCTGTAAGTGGCTACTACCTTTACTCAAATAACGTACCTCCAAATTCTACTCCTCCTCCTAATGGAGATAAGAAAAATCGTTACGATATATCAAATGCCCTTGTAAATATATCAAAACCAGACGGTGTAGTAAGGTTTACTATAGTAGCTGGTGCTTACGCTTTTCCTACAGTAGGTGAAACCACAGCCAAAACTACCCAAAGCGGATATAACACAGATCTATACTCTGCTTTGCCCATAGCTTACTTGGAGTTTGATCCAAATTCAAGCGTATCTATAAAAGCTGGTAAGCTTCCTACGATGATAGGCTACGAGTCAGCGTTTACCTATCAAAACATAGATATCCAAAGAAGCATACTTTGGGGTATGCAACCTGTAGTAAGTAGAGGTATTAGGTTTACTTACACAAAAGGTATCTTTACAGGTAATATTGAACTAAACGATGGTTTTTACTCTGAGAAAAAACTAGCTGTAGAAGGCTCTTTTAGTTTGGCTCCAAATCAAAACTCCTCTATAAGCTTTAACTTTATATATCCAGATAAAAGCACAAAACCAAACCCAACAGCCAGTCCTGCCAACAAACAAGAGTATGAGCTAACTGGCTCTTATACAGTATCTAAATTTACATTTGCCTTTGATTCTATGTATGTACATGTGCCTACCGAGACAGATCCATCGGTAAGTACTCAATCAAACCACGCTTTTGGTATAGCTGGTTATGCCACTTACAATATAAACGATGCATGGTCTTTGAATGCAAGGGCCGAGTATGACGAGGAAGGGACTTCTGGCACCGATATAATGGGCTTTGGTCTTGGAGCTCACGCTTATTCTATCACTATAACACCAGAATACAAGTATAAGCAATTTTTCATAAGACCTGAAGTATCTTATGTCCACATTACAAACGTAGCCTCAGCTTACTATTACACCTCACCATCTGATA
Proteins encoded in this region:
- the sucC gene encoding ADP-forming succinate--CoA ligase subunit beta, coding for MKLHEHQSKELLKKYGLPVPEGYAAFNVKEAKEAAQALGGYPLVVKAQIHCGARGKAGGVKIVKSDEELEAFSEAILGKILKTVQCPNGKVVSRLLIEKATPIEKEFYLSITLDRSNSKILIMASKEGGMEIEELSKEKPDAIIKEYVDPVLGIMPYQTRKLSFALGLNPSLFGKIVSKLYQAYMDLDASLLEINPLVLTKDGDIVLLDAKVEIDDNAAFRHKDIEELEDITQIDPLEVEAKKYGLNYIKLEGNIGCMVNGAGLAMTTMDIIKLAGGAPANFLDVGGGASVEQIANAFRILTSDENVKAVFINIFGGILRCDRLANGLIEAAKIVNIKIPVVVRLEGTNVEEGRKLLKESGLNFESAVDMWDGAQKAIKLAQ
- a CDS encoding cold-shock protein, with amino-acid sequence MGITGTVKWFSKEKGYGFLTRDDNQGDVFVHFSAIDPNRQGFKTLVQGQRVEFEVDQDSKGPRAKNVRVLS
- the truB gene encoding tRNA pseudouridine(55) synthase TruB; amino-acid sequence: MDGFYIGYKPVGISSSKFVLDISKSLNTKAGHTGTLDLEAEGIMIIALGQATKYTQYFNVLPKIYETKGMLGIKTDTQDISGNVIQKIEDVNITCEELKSTIEKFKGKITQIPPIYSAKKINGKKAYKLARKNQVQSIELKPITVNVYSIELLECNIPEFYTKAVVSTGTYIRTLINDIGDTLKVGATTLIIKRTAVGKFGNESVGKIYSIEDGLYFIPSLLLKDDIVRRLKHGKVIKYEAKDGVYKLLSEDGMFHGVVEVKDNVLKALRMQSQEDKNHIDKI
- a CDS encoding RNA polymerase sigma factor RpoD/SigA produces the protein MYSDSEQEIINQYMKRVSSVKLLTPQEEKEFAKRAKAGDKEALKALVEANLRFVVSVAKQYMGYGIPLSELIAAGNLGLLEAATRFDPDKNVKFISYAVWWVRQAIMQALSQQTGAVRIPVKHSHLISAVGLAYNELLKELEREPTYKEIADYINKKNIIREFKKETGFAPTEEELEQSMTQEHKYTVTEEDVKKCLQICKTPLSLDTPVGDNPDTLFVDLLSISDTDEIEEGVIKDVLEKELHDIISKLPEKERKVLELRYGLNGNEPLTLREIGDALGISRERVRQLETRAIKKLRSFALKRHLKDFLS
- a CDS encoding Do family serine endopeptidase, which gives rise to MRKIFAILSVFALLFFTNSCVKKSRVEQATSTQQPSSQYQLKLNVPVLAQMQDELVQIVKRVSPSVVTIFSTQEVNVPLFPQIPGFDLPTPSIPQETKALGSGVIFEYNKQNDTFFILTNNHVIAHSKSVVVNFGKNEQHQAKVLGADPKTDLAVLEVSAKGIKDPDSRVATLGNSDTLQVGQIVLAIGNPYGLDRTVTMGVISALHRSIGLTQYENYIQTDAAINPGNSGGPLVNIQGQVIGINSAMVEGGQGLGFAIPINLAKWVSSQIIKHGSVTRGWIGVMIQQVTPSLAKALKVQNGAVVVQVMPNGPADKAGIKVGDVIVGIDNENISTIQQLQFKVMETKPGTTLTFHIIRNGKPMDLKVTIGKMPTNPTSVSETQTTTDLGISVANLTPQQMQTYGGGVYVVSVGPNSPAASSLQPGDVILMVNNHPVNSVNDFKSLVSQYVKSGYVLFLVARDGQRFYVSIQTR
- a CDS encoding class I SAM-dependent methyltransferase encodes the protein MNKTLYEKYAVVQKQAADNLLEIIKHLEYENALDVGAGTGFLTKHLNRCMAIDIDKSLKTCHKNFFVGSAEELPFKDESFDMVISNFALHLCNTELSIKEMIRVSKKYVACSLPVRGSLENWIYEFPDENRVFELLKSKNIKVFEKRVYYLDFTKLELLKFINKTGKPKKKYSNYFISKSQIKDTLLKIENPSFVVLSFLIEV
- a CDS encoding biotin/lipoate A/B protein ligase family protein, with translation MRVLYTFNKPWYYHMALDSVLLSLKAQNKIPNTLRFLSFDPECVLIGYHQNPYDEVNLELCESLNIDIGRRRTGGGAIYFNKAQIGWEIVASLKDFNIKNYEELSQYMCEKVAKALSSFGLNAKYRPRNDIEINSKKISGTGGVLQDGAFLYQGTILIDFDPDKMASLLKIPYEKLQDKNISSAKERVTSLKQELGYAPSFEDIAKAIEKEFEEFGLEQEDLTQEEIKLLDEISNKLNSKEWIFENEIADKLISTKTIRTKAGTFKISFKIDKSKRLLEYIIINGDFFATPPSAIKDLESYLKFSYFDEIKQKIKTFFDNTNLKISFMTDEELSDIILKIINE
- the fabZ gene encoding 3-hydroxyacyl-ACP dehydratase FabZ, with amino-acid sequence MDVLEIMKIIPHRYPLLLVDKILEMELGKRIVGLKNVSVNEPFFQGHFPGYPLMPGVLMLEAMAQVGGILMIKSLGLEIGKYAVVFAGIDEARFKRPVYPGDQLIMELETISLKKTISKMKGTATVNNQVVAEAILMAAARELESIKK
- the amrB gene encoding AmmeMemoRadiSam system protein B, with the translated sequence MVREEAVAGLFYPGDKDILLQAINLVCENEVIQDVDAKGVIVPHAGYIYSGHTACSVYKRLKPKKNIIMMGPNHTGQGPVISIDSSDAWKTPLGEVPINKELRDKIASFGIEIEPKAHIKEHSLEVQLPFLQVYFKDFTIVPMILGFLDYETIVKFGKFLSSFVDDDTLILVSSDMSHYISQEEAQKKDSFLYDTISRLDSKELYRRAIQYNITMCGFIPAAVAIEALKDKVKKAYAVEYTNSGMVTKDFEKVVAYLGVIFE
- a CDS encoding AAA family ATPase, encoding MKIATIGFSGSGKSYIASILEGLGFYWLRSDAIRKSLFGSFYDEETTKKVYEELIKRAKEHKDAILDATFLKKWQRKLVVDNFPDEYYFILIKADENIIKQRLQTRKDISDADFNIYLMQKASFEPPDEIPPDRLISVENNGKEDISLLLKSLINKIKA
- a CDS encoding P-II family nitrogen regulator; translation: MKKVEAIIKPFKLDEVKDALVEIGIGGMTITEVKGFGQQKGKTEIYRATEYVIDFLPKIKIETVVKDSEVEKVVQTILKSAQTGKVGDGKIFIYNVEETVRIRTGERGESAI
- a CDS encoding ammonium transporter yields the protein MKTFKGGIDMLKKVGLGFLLLTGSAFADTAPKLNHGDTAWMLVASSLVMLMTIPGLAFFYGGMAKKKDLLNTIALSFMAYAITSVIWVLYAYSLAFGADVHGIIGNLQYLFMNGVTSNTIHPSTNIPEFIYAGFQLAFAAIAVALISGSLIERLKFSAWLVIVPLCISFVYVPVAHWVWGGGWLAKLGAVDFAGGIVIHITAGFGGLAGALVLGKRKNTQLVPNNVAYTVLGAGLLWFGWFGFNAGSEVAADGIASSAWLVTNTAGAIAAISWMITEWKIHGKPTTLGIASGAIAGLAGITPASGYVNIMGAMVIGILAGVLPVLAVSWLKPKLGYDDALDVFGVHGVASFFGVILTGVFADPSINPSEKGILYGNSHLLIAQIIASISTMIYAFVVSFVIFKIVDITMGIRIRKEEEIEGLDSVAHGETAYN
- a CDS encoding outer membrane beta-barrel protein, giving the protein MKNFKTYKQNYKRFFMTLAILSLPLSFRGAYAFQLDEGAFGKLNIDGAVSGYYLYSNNVPPNSTPPPNGDKKNRYDISNALVNISKPDGVVRFTIVAGAYAFPTVGETTAKTTQSGYNTDLYSALPIAYLEFDPNSSVSIKAGKLPTMIGYESAFTYQNIDIQRSILWGMQPVVSRGIRFTYTKGIFTGNIELNDGFYSEKKLAVEGSFSLAPNQNSSISFNFIYPDKSTKPNPTASPANKQEYELTGSYTVSKFTFAFDSMYVHVPTETDPSVSTQSNHAFGIAGYATYNINDAWSLNARAEYDEEGTSGTDIMGFGLGAHAYSITITPEYKYKQFFIRPEVSYVHITNVASAYYYTSPSDTTPTKNTQIRLGLEAGFVF